A single Brienomyrus brachyistius isolate T26 chromosome 11, BBRACH_0.4, whole genome shotgun sequence DNA region contains:
- the LOC125751889 gene encoding THAP domain-containing protein 11-like, with amino-acid sequence MPGFTCCVPGCYNNSHRDRELRFYTFPKDTAQREIWLKNISRAGVSGCFSTFQPTTGHRVCSTHFAGGRKTYSIRVPTLFPLRGVNERKNKRGRSKKVSAVLPIIVSGADFTLSGATPEEDDSGGTVLPKGQETKPADLTAQGDGPCLTIEGSSFAALAGFTATQQPAAHIVPYTTPDLCALGALDHPYSLNIGTTSAELLKKLNEQRDIIALMEIKMKEMKHTIQQLKIAEARLNEEVRERDRMLSAALVRKKV; translated from the coding sequence ATGCCCGGATTCACCTGCTGCGTCCCCGGCTGTTACAACAACTCGCATCGGGACAGAGAGCTGCGCTTCTACACCTTCCCAAAGGATACGGCGCAGAGAGAGATTTGGCTGAAGAACATCTCCCGGGCCGGGGTCAGCGGCTGCTTCAGCACCTTCCAGCCCACCACGGGCCATCGAGTATGCAGTACTCACTTTGCTGGTGGCAGGAAGACCTATAGCATTCGGGTGCCCACCCTGTTCCCGCTGCGCGGTGTGAACGAGAGGAAAAACAAAAGAGGCAGGAGCAAGAAAGTGTCCGCCGTCCTGCCGATCATCGTCTCCGGCGCCGACTTTACTCTCAGCGGCGCGACCCCGGAGGAAGACGACAGCGGGGGCACGGTGCTGCCAAAGGGCCAGGAAACGAAGCCCGCCGACTTAACAGCGCAGGGAGACGGTCCGTGCTTAACCATCGAGGGGTCAAGTTTCGCAGCCCTTGCTGGCTTCACTGCCACGCAGCAGCCGGCGGCGCACATCGTCCCGTACACCACACCGGACCTCTGCGCGCTGGGCGCCTTGGATCACCCGTACTCGCTGAACATTGGCACTACGTCGGCcgagctgctgaagaagctcaACGAACAGCGGGACATCATCGCCCTGATGGAGATTAAGATGAAGGAGATGAAGCACACCATCCAGCAGTTGAAAATAGCGGAGGCGAGGCTAAATGAAGAAGTGCGGGAGAGGGATCGGATGCTGTCCGCTGCACTGGTGCGAAAGAAAGTTTGA
- the cenpt gene encoding centromere protein T, whose protein sequence is MDTMDEDVSARVLLKGVLHTELPKTPITRSLSRSLQQASVVTRSSRTRQSISGMLSPQVALRKKMKDRLRESVTRPPAQQKKAATLYRKGVSSAPASPLSLNDDVTPRGLLRGILRTETESSLLVPDPPVRPVVGPAESSLYSNRPSTGTSDLDLPDLSTANFSMAVRGISRKRPQRNIDLSMFERGLDQGVDGIEGPKSDEPDDHSSSHGSDASSVLSLKTPHADPQTERRGLRRGVKRRAVDVDDFEQGVQNRLARKQNPDLEHSLASAPGMLSETRGLEKFTLGITDLSVSDTEIIMSSTALYPHPVSMPTGDACPVADKDTVTAMQIQRDVERGAGPPREGEQGENHGSLRIMDGEAEEEPRDDRAGEEDDRGVHGCEGDTEGEGLMSEGEGLMSEGEGLMSEGEGLMSEGEGLMSEGEGLMSEGEGLMSEGEGRMSEGEGRMSEGEGRMSEGEGRMSEGEGRMSEGEGRMSEGGLGGKAGVNVDGAEVRKEGALQEGGEDGVAERVRLDGSRRETWGSDKGEPDEEATQDGKMAESEGEEAACLDTSQRDDEQQAVGPEHVARQRAYHSEGGAKLLEAAVLGRGFRSLGASVRQADTESDGTVETVGASAGWHSGPEESSRSQTSEGSPPSHSPHAEEPHSRRASWKQEQSMAGTAAVTPGSYKVQDKENLSLSVQLESPEAEMRPPSPALSEHSTDVGLGDEDRENERQSMEESEDDGSQSEELSMKTPAFVRQKKMIQTAGPAATPGFLKLVKNAQKTSQAPAAKPKRKRQAAATKKEMGLPKSYLMSVFKHFAKTRVSSDVYPVLKEVMDKFFDRLSEDLEVYARHAKRKTIELEDVELLLRRQGFVTDSMPLNVLIERYLPREYRKLLIPVATSGNKVVPKPRR, encoded by the exons ATGGATACCATGGACGAAGACGTATCTGCCCGCGTCCTCCTGAAAGGTGTCCTTCACACGGAGCTCCCGAAGACACCGATCACCCGTAG CCTATCCAGATCGCTGCAGCAGGCGTCTGTGGTCACACGGAGTAGTAGGACACGCCAGAGCATCTCTGGGATGCTGTCACCTCAGGTGGCCCTGCGGAAGAAGATGAAGGACCGGCTGCGTGAG AGTGTCACCAGGCCACCTGCCCAGCAGAAAAAAGCCGCCACCTTATACAGGAAGGGTGTCTCGTCAGCCCCAGCATCTCCTTTATCCCTAAATGATGATGTCACCCCTCGAGGTTTGCTGCGGGGAATTTTACGCACAG AAACAGAATCGTCCCTTTTGGTCCCAGACCCGCCCGTGAGGCCGGTTGTCGGTCCCGCTGAGTCTAGCCTATACAGTAACCGGCCCAG tacagggaCGTCGGACCTGGACCTTCCAGATCTTTCCACTGCGAACTTCTCAATGGCTGTGAGGGGCATTAGCAGAAAGCGGCCCCAAAGGAACATTGACCTGTCCATGTTCGAGAGGGGGCTTGATCAGGGAGTCG ATGGAATTGAGGGGCCGAAGTCTGATGAGCCGGATGATCACTCCTCGTCTCACGGATCAGATGC CTCCAGTGTGCTCTCCCTGAAGACCCCACATGCAGACCCCCAGACAGAGAGGAGGGGGCTAAGGAGAGGTGTCAAACGCAGGGCGGTGGACGTGGACGACTTTGAGCAGGGCGTTCAAAATCGCCTCGCTCGTAAGCAGAACCCAG atctGGAGCACAGTTTGGCCAGTGCCCCAGGGATGCTGAGTGAGACTAGGGGGCTGGAGAAGTTCACGCTTGGCATCACTGACCTGTCTGTGTCGGACACAGAGATCATCATGAGCAGCACGGCGCTGTACCCCCACCCTGTCTCTATGCCGACGGGGGATGCTTGCCCAGTGGCTGACAAGGACACCGTCACCGCCATGCAGATCCAGAGAGATGTGGAGAGAGGTGCTGGGCCACCGAGGGAGGGAGAGCAGGGAGAAAATCATGGCTCCCTGCGGATTATGGACGGAGAGGCGGAGGAGGAACCCAGGGACGacagggctggagaggaagatgATAGGGGAGTCCATGGCTGTGAGGGTGACACGGAGGGGGAAGGCCTGATGAGCGAGGGGGAAGGCCTGATGAGCGAGGGGGAAGGCCTGATGAGCGAGGGGGAAGGCCTGATGAGCGAGGGGGAAGGCCTGATGAGCGAGGGGGAAGGCCTGATGAGCGAGGGGGAAGGCCTGATGAGCGAGGGGGAAGGCCGGATGAGCGAGGGGGAAGGCCGGATGAGCGAGGGGGAAGGCCGGATGAGCGAGGGGGAAGGCCGGATGAGCGAGGGGGAAGGCCGGATGAGCGAGGGGGAAGGCCGGATGAGCGAGGGGGGCCTGGGAGGGAAGGCCGGAGTTAATGTCGACGGTGCAGAGGTCAGGAAGGAGGGAGCACTGCAAGAAGGAGGCGAGGATGGGGTGGCTGAGAGGGTGAGGCTAGACGGATCTCGCAGGGAGACATGGGGCTCTGATAAGGGAGAGCCAGATGAGGAGGCAACACAGGATGGGAAGATGGCCGAATCTGAGGGGGAAGAGGCCGCCTGTTTGGATACCAGCCAAAGAGATGACGAGCAGCAGGCGGTGGGGCCGGAGCATGTGGCACGCCAGAGAGCATACCACTCGGAGGGCGGGGCCAAGCTCCTGGAAGCAGCAGTGTTGGGGCGGGGCTTCAGGAGCCTTGGCGCCTCCGTGAGGCAGGCAGATACAG AGTctgatggcactgtggagacagtgGGGGCCAGTGCGGGCTGGCACAGCGGGCCAGAGGAGTCAAGCAGGAGCCAGACATCTGAGGGCTCACCCCCGTCCCACTCCCCACATGCGGAGGAGCCTCACAGCCGGAGGGCCTCGTGGAAGCAGGAACAGTCTATGGCTGGGACAGCAGCTGTAACCCCGGGGAGCTACAAGGTCCAGGACAAGGAGAACCTGAGTCTCAGTGTACAGTTGGAGTCTCCAGAggctgaaatgcgccccccctcccctgcactGAGTGAGCACAGCACTGATGTAGGTCTAGGAGATGAGGACAGGGAGAACGAGCGGCAGAGCATGGAGGAGAGTGAAGATGATGGCTCCCAGAGTGAAG AGCTATCGATGAAGACGCCAGCCTTCGTCCGCCAGAAGAAGATGATCCAAACGGCAGGGCCTGCTGCCACACCTGGCTTCCTCAAACTGGTGAAGAATGCACA GAAGACTTCTCAGGCCCCCGCTGCCAAACCCAAGAGGAAGCGCCAGGCTGCAGCCACCAAGAAGGAGATGGGCTTGCCGAAGAGCTACCTGATGTCGGTCTTCAAGCATTTCGCCAAGACTCGCGTGTCCTCAGACGTCTACCCGGTGCTGAAGGAAGT CATGGACAAGTTTTTCGATCGGCTGTCTGAGGACCTGGAGGTTTACGCCAGGCACGCCAAGAGGAAGACCATTGAGCTGGAGGACGTTGAGCTGCTTCTGAGGAG ACAAGGGTTCGTGACAGACAGCATGCCGTTAAACGTGCTCATTGAGAGGTACCTCCCACGAGAGTACAGGAAGCTGCTGATCCCCGTGGCAACGAGCGGGAACAAGGTCGTGCCCAAGCCGAGGAGGTGA